Proteins encoded together in one Hevea brasiliensis isolate MT/VB/25A 57/8 unplaced genomic scaffold, ASM3005281v1 Scaf91, whole genome shotgun sequence window:
- the LOC110642540 gene encoding CBS domain-containing protein CBSX3, mitochondrial, whose protein sequence is MTLDSIACIAHHCLSIYTYSQSLTISDLGFFCFLHPWPKVQVFLFLLLSAFSKSGKMQGAVNAFLSHGNLVKNLVLQRFRVANPALRPILFSRFESVSSARTEEQSFESTTISDILKAKGKGADGSWLWCATDDTVYDAVKSMTHHNVGALVVVKPGEQKSIAGIITERDYLRKIIVQGRSSKSTKVGDIMTEENKLITVTPQTKVLQAMQLMTDNRIRHIPVIDDKEMIGMVSIGDVVRAVVAEYREELDRLNAYIQGSY, encoded by the exons ATGACACTGGATAGCATAGCCTGCATTGCACATCACTGTCTCTCTATATATACGTATTCACAGTCACTAACAATTTCTGATCTAGGGTTCTTTTGCTTTCTTCATCCTTGGCCGAAAGTTCAAGTCTTTCTGTTCCTTCTCCTCTCTGCCTTCTCCAAATCAG GAAAAATGCAAGGGGCCGTTAATGCATTTTTGTCCCATGGAAATTTGGTAAAAAATTTGGTTCTACAACGCTTCCGTGTTGCAAATCCAGCACTAAGGCCTATTTTGTTTTCTCGTTTTGAGTCTGTCTCATCTGCCCGTACGGAAGAGCAAAGCTTTGAAAGTACTACCATTTCTGACATCTTGAAAGCCAAAGGGAAAGGTGCTGATGGCTCTTGGCTTTGGTGTGCCACCGATGACACTGTTTATGATGCTGTCAAGTCG ATGACGCATCACAATGTTGGAGCCTTGGTGGTCGTTAAACCTGGAGAGCAGAAATCAATTGCAGGAATTATCACAGAAAGAG ATTACCTGAGAAAGATCATAGTACAAGGAAGATCATCCAAGTCAACCAAGGTTGGGGACATTATGACTGAAGAG AACAAGCTTATTACAGTCACTCCGCAAACTAAAGTTCTGCAAGCAATGCAATTGATGACAG ATAACCGCATCAGGCACATTCCTGTCATTGATGACAAGGAAATGATTGGCATGGTGTCCATTGGAGATGTTGTTCGTGCTGTAGTGGCTGAGTACCGAGAGGAGCTGGACCGCCTAAATGCTTACATACAAGGAAGTTACTAG